The Flavobacterium marginilacus genome window below encodes:
- a CDS encoding TspO/MBR family protein, with protein sequence MNKLTRILSIVVTCLVIGYFSGIVTRSAITTWYPTLIKPSFNPPNWVFAPVWSMLYIMMGIAAGLVWDRIDFEKEAVKKALQFFAIQLALNALWSYLFFGLKNPMLAGLEIIVLWLMIYETYIQFAKINKISGYLFIPCLLWVSFATILNGSIWWLNR encoded by the coding sequence ATGAATAAGCTTACCCGAATATTATCTATTGTTGTTACTTGTCTCGTTATTGGCTATTTTTCTGGAATTGTTACCCGATCAGCCATTACGACTTGGTATCCCACATTGATTAAACCGAGTTTCAACCCGCCCAATTGGGTGTTTGCTCCCGTGTGGAGCATGCTTTACATTATGATGGGAATTGCGGCAGGATTAGTTTGGGACAGAATTGATTTCGAAAAAGAAGCCGTTAAAAAAGCACTGCAGTTCTTCGCCATTCAACTGGCTTTAAATGCTTTATGGTCGTATTTGTTTTTTGGACTTAAAAACCCGATGCTGGCTGGACTGGAAATAATTGTCCTTTGGTTAATGATCTATGAAACCTATATTCAGTTTGCCAAAATCAATAAAATTTCGGGTTATTTGTTTATTCCATGTTTACTTTGGGTAAGTTTTGCGACTATTTTGAATGGAAGTATTTGGTGGCTGAATAGATAA
- a CDS encoding diphosphomevalonate/mevalonate 3,5-bisphosphate decarboxylase family protein, translating to MFKADDFIPSGYTNSIDQGSFSWSAPSNIALVKYWGKKDKQIPANPSVSFTLNNCKTITALAFAKKQNDDNFSFDLLFEGKPKEDFKPKIQKFLERVEVYLPFLKDYHFTIDTQNTFPHSSGIASSASGMAALAMNFMSLEKALNPAITEEYFLNKASFLARLGSGSACRSVKGQVVVWGNQANIKGSTDLYGVEYPYEIHPVFKDFQDTILLVDKGEKQVSSTVGHDLMHGHPFAERRFAQAHENLDKLIPVFKNGDLEEFIKIVESEALTLHGMMMTSLPYFILMKPNTLQIINAIWKFRNETKIPVCFTLDAGANVHVLYPNDVKEKVLQFITGELVGYCQNGQYLCDQIGNGALLG from the coding sequence ATGTTTAAAGCTGACGATTTTATTCCATCAGGATATACGAATTCTATTGACCAAGGAAGTTTCTCTTGGAGTGCTCCCAGTAATATTGCATTGGTAAAATATTGGGGAAAAAAAGACAAACAGATTCCTGCAAATCCATCCGTTAGTTTTACATTGAATAACTGCAAAACGATTACAGCTTTGGCTTTCGCCAAAAAACAGAACGACGACAATTTCTCTTTTGATTTATTATTTGAAGGAAAACCAAAAGAAGACTTTAAACCAAAAATTCAAAAATTTCTAGAAAGAGTTGAGGTATATCTGCCGTTTCTGAAAGACTATCATTTTACAATTGACACCCAAAATACGTTTCCGCACAGTTCCGGAATTGCTTCATCTGCATCAGGAATGGCTGCTTTGGCGATGAATTTTATGAGTTTGGAAAAAGCTTTAAATCCAGCAATTACCGAAGAATATTTTCTTAATAAAGCTTCATTTTTGGCACGATTAGGTTCGGGAAGTGCCTGCCGAAGTGTAAAAGGACAAGTAGTAGTTTGGGGAAATCAGGCGAATATAAAAGGAAGCACCGATTTATACGGAGTGGAATATCCGTATGAAATTCATCCTGTTTTTAAAGATTTTCAAGATACGATTCTGCTCGTTGATAAAGGAGAAAAACAAGTTTCGAGCACTGTTGGCCACGATTTAATGCACGGCCATCCATTTGCCGAAAGGCGTTTTGCACAGGCACATGAAAATCTAGATAAACTGATTCCGGTTTTCAAAAATGGTGATTTGGAGGAATTCATCAAAATTGTAGAAAGCGAAGCCTTGACTTTACACGGGATGATGATGACTTCCCTGCCTTATTTTATTTTAATGAAACCAAATACACTGCAGATAATTAATGCAATCTGGAAATTCAGAAATGAAACCAAAATCCCAGTTTGCTTTACTCTTGATGCAGGCGCCAATGTGCATGTTTTGTATCCAAATGATGTGAAAGAAAAAGTGTTGCAATTTATTACAGGAGAATTAGTTGGCTATTGCCAAAATGGTCAGTATCTTTGCGACCAAATTGGTAATGGAGCTTTGCTAGGCTAA
- a CDS encoding type II toxin-antitoxin system RelE/ParE family toxin, producing MREIKISINAQKKTKILLEYLEAKWSERVRIKFAKKLYDSLQIIRANPEIFPKSETNEKYHKCVVSRQTTLFYTFTSKRIYIVALFDTRQNPAKIKKIQ from the coding sequence ATGAGAGAAATTAAAATTTCAATTAATGCTCAAAAAAAGACAAAAATACTTTTAGAATATCTTGAGGCAAAATGGTCAGAAAGAGTTAGAATTAAATTTGCAAAGAAACTGTATGATTCTTTACAAATAATTAGAGCTAATCCTGAGATCTTTCCTAAATCAGAAACAAATGAAAAGTATCATAAATGCGTTGTTAGCAGACAGACTACGTTGTTTTATACTTTTACTAGTAAACGAATATATATAGTTGCGCTTTTTGACACAAGACAAAACCCGGCAAAAATTAAGAAAATTCAATAA
- a CDS encoding mevalonate kinase family protein gives MKGPLFYSKILLFGEYGIIRDSKGLSIPYNFYNGALKKDANPSAEAIQSNGHLKRYAVYLEQLQKEQPDLVTFDLETLNNDVQTGMYFDSSIPQGYGVGSSGALVAAIYDKYAQNKITVLENLTREKLLTLKTIFSQMESFFHGKSSGLDPLNSYLSIPILINSKDNIEATGIPTQSLDGKRAVFLLDSGIVGETAPMVNIFMENLKDQGFRTMLKNQFVKYTDACVENFLGGDIKSLFENTKQLSKVVLNNFKPMIPEQFHGIWQEGIDSNDYYLKLCGSGGGGYILGFTEDLEKAKVSLKDFKLEVVYQF, from the coding sequence ATGAAAGGACCTTTATTTTACTCAAAAATATTACTCTTTGGAGAATACGGAATTATTCGTGATTCCAAGGGGCTGTCAATTCCGTATAATTTTTACAACGGAGCCTTAAAGAAAGATGCTAATCCTTCTGCTGAAGCGATACAGTCAAATGGTCATTTAAAACGCTATGCTGTATATTTAGAGCAATTGCAAAAAGAACAGCCTGATTTGGTTACGTTCGATTTAGAGACTTTAAATAATGACGTTCAGACCGGAATGTATTTTGATTCCAGTATTCCTCAGGGATATGGTGTAGGGAGCAGTGGTGCATTAGTTGCCGCTATTTATGATAAATATGCACAAAATAAAATCACCGTTTTAGAGAATTTAACGCGTGAAAAATTATTGACCTTAAAAACGATTTTTTCCCAGATGGAGAGTTTCTTTCACGGAAAAAGTTCCGGACTTGATCCATTGAACAGTTATTTGAGTATTCCAATTTTGATTAATTCAAAAGATAATATCGAAGCAACAGGAATTCCAACTCAAAGCCTTGACGGAAAAAGAGCTGTATTTTTATTAGACTCAGGAATTGTTGGCGAAACCGCTCCAATGGTAAATATCTTCATGGAAAACCTGAAAGACCAAGGTTTCCGTACAATGCTGAAAAATCAGTTTGTAAAATACACAGACGCTTGTGTAGAAAACTTTCTTGGCGGTGATATCAAATCATTATTTGAAAACACAAAGCAATTGTCCAAAGTCGTGCTTAATAATTTTAAACCAATGATTCCAGAGCAGTTTCATGGAATCTGGCAGGAAGGAATCGACTCAAATGATTATTACTTAAAATTGTGCGGATCTGGAGGAGGCGGTTACATTTTAGGATTTACCGAAGATTTAGAGAAAGCAAAAGTATCATTGAAAGATTTTAAATTGGAAGTTGTTTATCAGTTTTAA
- a CDS encoding geranylgeranylglycerol-phosphate geranylgeranyltransferase → MLSRKHKLFIWKIISLFSVVRGYNIPIIALAQYLSAIFILAPEQRALFILLDFRLFIIVLCSSLAIASGYIINSFYDSKKDLINRPNKSQLDRLVSQKTKLQVYFSLNLFVALIAFFVSFRAVLFYSVYIFLIWFYSHKIKRYALIGNLMAAFLAVLPFFGILLYYYLQMPLYEIESNTSKLAVIFSHGAFLFLLILIREMIKDLENLQGDFANNYKTIPIIYGEETAKKTITILTLLTVIPVYFLINIYDVGYMDIYFYFGFIVLIFFLLYLWKWQTKAQYIMLHNVLKFLIVAGVFCIVLINPSVLWHGKKVLMTI, encoded by the coding sequence ATGTTAAGCAGAAAGCATAAACTTTTTATATGGAAAATCATCAGTTTATTCTCTGTCGTTAGAGGTTATAATATTCCCATTATAGCTTTAGCTCAATATTTATCGGCTATTTTTATATTGGCACCAGAGCAGAGAGCTTTGTTCATATTATTGGATTTCCGGCTTTTTATTATAGTACTTTGTTCCAGTTTAGCGATTGCTTCCGGCTACATAATCAATAGTTTTTATGACAGCAAAAAGGATTTAATTAACCGCCCGAATAAATCGCAATTAGATCGTTTGGTGAGCCAAAAAACAAAACTGCAGGTTTATTTCAGTCTTAACCTTTTTGTTGCTTTAATCGCTTTTTTCGTTTCTTTTAGAGCTGTTTTGTTTTACTCGGTTTACATATTTTTAATCTGGTTTTATTCTCATAAAATCAAAAGGTATGCCCTAATTGGCAATTTAATGGCTGCGTTTCTCGCCGTTCTGCCTTTTTTCGGAATTTTATTGTACTACTATTTACAAATGCCATTGTATGAAATCGAAAGCAATACAAGCAAACTCGCTGTTATTTTTTCGCACGGCGCATTCTTGTTTTTATTAATTTTAATCAGAGAAATGATAAAAGATTTAGAAAATTTACAAGGTGATTTTGCCAATAACTATAAAACCATTCCAATAATTTACGGAGAAGAAACTGCCAAAAAAACCATAACCATATTGACATTATTAACGGTAATTCCCGTTTATTTTTTAATCAATATCTATGATGTGGGTTATATGGACATTTACTTTTATTTCGGCTTTATTGTTTTGATTTTTTTCCTGTTGTACTTGTGGAAATGGCAGACAAAAGCGCAGTATATAATGCTTCACAACGTTTTAAAGTTCCTTATTGTTGCTGGAGTTTTTTGCATTGTACTCATAAATCCCAGCGTTCTTTGGCACGGAAAAAAAGTATTGATGACGATTTAG
- a CDS encoding pseudouridine synthase has translation MNNKGGNSRGGSARSSSSRPSSNKPKPALPKRAQGPKKVKINTKAAEAEADKVQKKPNQAPKRPKVKDEIRLNKYISNSGTCSRRDADIYIQSGNVKVNGVPVTEMGYMVKSGDVVNFDGVVLTPEKKVYILLNKPKNFTTALDEGQEYRNVLELIKGSTTSKVGPIGRMDKNTTGLLVFTNDTDMIRKFTLPNQKSSKIYQVSLDKNLKFEDLEKINKGLVLDGHRVTVDEVSYIEGESKNEIGIQLKSSNIKVVRAIFEHFEYNVLRVDRVAFAGLTKKNLPRGNWRLLTDQEVINLKNM, from the coding sequence ATGAATAATAAGGGAGGCAATAGTAGAGGCGGTAGTGCAAGATCAAGCAGTTCCAGACCAAGTTCCAATAAGCCAAAACCTGCACTGCCAAAAAGGGCTCAGGGGCCAAAAAAAGTAAAAATAAATACCAAAGCAGCCGAAGCTGAGGCTGACAAAGTACAAAAAAAGCCAAATCAAGCGCCAAAGAGACCCAAAGTAAAAGATGAAATTCGTTTGAATAAATACATCTCAAACTCAGGAACCTGCTCAAGACGCGATGCTGATATTTATATACAATCAGGAAATGTAAAAGTAAACGGAGTTCCCGTTACCGAAATGGGATATATGGTAAAATCGGGCGATGTAGTAAATTTTGACGGTGTAGTTTTAACTCCGGAGAAAAAAGTATATATTCTATTGAACAAGCCTAAAAATTTCACGACAGCACTGGATGAAGGTCAGGAATACCGAAATGTTTTGGAGCTGATAAAAGGTTCAACAACTTCAAAAGTTGGTCCTATAGGAAGAATGGACAAGAATACAACAGGTTTGTTAGTTTTTACTAACGATACCGACATGATCCGTAAATTCACATTGCCAAACCAAAAATCATCTAAAATATATCAGGTTTCTTTAGATAAGAATTTAAAATTTGAAGATTTAGAGAAAATAAATAAAGGACTGGTATTAGACGGACACAGAGTTACTGTAGACGAAGTAAGTTATATTGAAGGAGAATCCAAAAATGAAATCGGTATTCAGTTAAAATCGTCCAACATAAAAGTAGTTCGCGCTATATTTGAACATTTTGAATATAATGTTCTCAGGGTTGATCGTGTAGCTTTTGCTGGTTTAACTAAGAAAAATTTACCAAGAGGAAATTGGAGATTACTTACAGACCAAGAAGTTATCAATTTGAAAAACATGTAA
- a CDS encoding DUF885 domain-containing protein: MKKITFFITMLFVSIVLVNCKNNEKKQDFSLFTKKYFDDKNALDPLGATQNGQNEYNDQLQFEMTESFRKKQLEFFNKYESGLKNFDEKQLSEEEKTSYEIIKWEVEVGKKLLEQPTNLMPIHQFWGTHLTMGQFAGGTSGQPFKTEKDYTDFLKRMDKYSTWIDSALVYMKKGIEKGIVLPKALTVKVIPQFADMPTPKIEDNLFYSSIKLMPATFSEEVKKDLTAKYTAVINEKLIPRYKKMTDFLKNEYLPASRTTSGIGSLSFGKDLYAVYVKQWTTTEMSPEEIHELGLKEVARINAEMEKIKNQVGFKGTLLEFFEYVRNKPELKPFKKPKEVIANFERIYSVIKPNVDKLFSLQPKTKFEIRRTEAFREKTASAEYMQGTADGSRPGIFYVPIPDVKEYNVYGDEDLFLHEAIPGHHFQISLQQENTALPDFRKFNWFGAYGEGWALYTESLGKELGLYQDPYQYFGMLGNEMHRAVRLVVDTGLHSKGWTREQAIKYSLQNEAESEAGITVEIERYMAIPGQALSYKIGQLKILELRKRAQDKMGAKFDIKKFHEKTLESGVIPLALLEKKIDSWINE; encoded by the coding sequence ATGAAAAAAATTACGTTTTTTATAACCATGCTGTTTGTCTCAATAGTATTAGTGAACTGTAAGAATAATGAGAAAAAACAAGATTTTTCATTATTTACCAAAAAATACTTTGATGACAAGAATGCATTAGATCCCTTGGGAGCAACACAAAACGGTCAAAATGAATATAATGACCAGCTGCAGTTTGAAATGACAGAAAGTTTTAGAAAAAAACAACTTGAGTTTTTTAATAAATATGAGTCTGGTTTGAAAAATTTTGATGAAAAACAGCTTTCTGAAGAAGAGAAAACCAGTTATGAAATCATAAAATGGGAAGTTGAAGTTGGGAAAAAACTACTGGAACAGCCCACAAACCTAATGCCGATTCATCAGTTTTGGGGTACTCATTTAACTATGGGACAATTTGCCGGAGGCACAAGCGGACAGCCTTTTAAAACAGAAAAGGATTATACTGATTTCTTAAAAAGAATGGATAAATACAGTACTTGGATTGATTCTGCGCTGGTATATATGAAGAAAGGAATTGAAAAAGGAATAGTTCTGCCAAAAGCATTGACAGTAAAAGTAATTCCGCAGTTTGCTGATATGCCAACTCCAAAGATTGAAGACAACTTGTTTTATTCTTCTATTAAGCTGATGCCTGCCACATTTTCTGAGGAGGTAAAAAAAGATTTAACTGCTAAATACACTGCTGTAATCAATGAAAAACTGATACCGAGGTATAAAAAAATGACAGATTTTCTTAAAAACGAATACTTGCCTGCATCAAGAACTACCAGCGGAATTGGAAGTCTGTCTTTTGGGAAAGATTTATATGCAGTTTATGTAAAACAATGGACGACTACTGAAATGAGTCCGGAAGAGATTCATGAATTAGGGTTAAAAGAGGTAGCCCGCATAAATGCTGAAATGGAAAAGATAAAAAATCAAGTTGGATTTAAAGGAACGCTTCTTGAATTTTTTGAATACGTACGAAACAAACCTGAGTTGAAACCATTTAAAAAACCGAAGGAAGTAATAGCTAATTTTGAAAGGATTTATAGTGTCATAAAACCAAATGTTGACAAATTATTTTCATTACAGCCTAAGACAAAATTTGAAATCAGAAGAACTGAAGCTTTCCGAGAAAAAACTGCCAGTGCTGAGTATATGCAGGGAACAGCAGATGGTTCTCGCCCTGGTATTTTTTATGTTCCAATTCCAGATGTAAAAGAATATAATGTATATGGTGATGAAGATCTATTTCTGCATGAAGCTATTCCGGGCCACCATTTTCAAATTTCATTACAGCAGGAGAATACTGCTCTCCCAGATTTTAGAAAATTCAATTGGTTTGGTGCTTACGGTGAAGGCTGGGCATTATATACTGAGAGCTTGGGCAAGGAATTAGGTTTGTATCAAGATCCTTATCAATATTTTGGAATGCTGGGTAATGAAATGCACAGAGCAGTGCGTTTAGTAGTCGATACAGGACTGCATAGCAAAGGATGGACAAGAGAACAGGCAATTAAATATTCTCTTCAGAATGAGGCTGAAAGTGAAGCAGGAATTACCGTCGAAATCGAACGTTATATGGCTATTCCTGGACAGGCTTTGTCCTACAAAATAGGTCAGCTTAAAATCTTGGAACTGCGTAAAAGAGCACAAGACAAAATGGGAGCTAAATTTGATATTAAAAAGTTCCATGAAAAAACATTGGAATCCGGTGTAATACCTTTAGCTTTATTGGAAAAGAAAATAGATTCTTGGATTAATGAATAA
- a CDS encoding type III pantothenate kinase, with protein MILAIDVGNTRIKAAVFEDSIVLEGFVFLKTELDENIKKILKEYEKITHLVVSSVSDIEKKSFFQFENLADIHFVSHDDLFPFVNHYKTPRTLGVDRMVLAAGATLQFPNQNRLVIDAGTCVTYDFVDESNNYLGGAISPGLQLRYAALHNFTAKLPLLELENPDHFVGKSTSESIHSGVVNGLVYEIDGFIDEYKTLHSNFIIILTGGDAVFLAKRLKNTIFANSNFLLESLNQIFQYKIEND; from the coding sequence ATGATTCTAGCAATTGATGTAGGGAATACCAGAATTAAAGCTGCTGTATTTGAGGATTCTATCGTTTTAGAGGGCTTTGTTTTTTTGAAAACTGAGCTTGATGAAAACATTAAAAAAATTTTAAAAGAATATGAAAAAATAACCCATTTGGTCGTTTCTTCGGTTTCGGATATAGAAAAAAAGTCTTTTTTTCAATTTGAAAATCTTGCTGATATTCATTTTGTCTCTCATGATGATCTATTTCCATTTGTAAATCATTATAAAACGCCTCGGACATTAGGAGTAGACAGAATGGTGCTTGCTGCAGGTGCAACGCTTCAGTTTCCAAATCAGAATAGATTGGTAATTGATGCCGGGACCTGCGTGACGTATGATTTTGTAGATGAATCGAATAATTATCTTGGAGGAGCAATTTCGCCTGGATTACAGCTTCGTTACGCTGCATTGCATAATTTTACGGCAAAGCTTCCTTTGTTAGAATTGGAAAACCCAGATCATTTCGTTGGGAAATCTACTTCAGAATCGATACATTCGGGAGTTGTAAACGGATTGGTCTATGAAATAGATGGTTTTATAGATGAATATAAGACATTACATTCAAACTTTATAATAATTTTAACGGGTGGAGATGCAGTTTTTTTGGCTAAACGATTAAAAAATACCATATTTGCCAATTCAAATTTCCTATTAGAGAGTTTGAATCAAATTTTTCAATATAAAATAGAAAATGATTAA
- the lptC gene encoding LPS export ABC transporter periplasmic protein LptC: MSFLNKDISFVLSLFIIVSVLFGCESNFKEVHNNDYSEFVPSGDADNVNLKYTDSGKIKSILISPKMFDYSNVDFAFTEFPKGVDVTIYDNKGKKTFIRSNYAVSYKETNIIDLQGKVKITSEAGQILETEQLFFDQKNQWFYTEKKFKLTDAANSSTGQGIDFSKDFKTINSQRIQGEIESKE, from the coding sequence ATGAGTTTTTTAAATAAAGATATTTCTTTTGTTTTATCACTTTTCATTATTGTAAGTGTTCTTTTTGGTTGTGAAAGTAATTTTAAAGAGGTGCATAATAATGATTATTCTGAGTTTGTTCCAAGCGGTGATGCAGATAATGTGAATTTAAAATATACTGATTCTGGAAAGATAAAATCCATACTCATAAGTCCGAAAATGTTTGATTATTCCAATGTTGATTTTGCTTTTACAGAATTCCCTAAGGGTGTTGATGTGACAATTTATGACAATAAAGGCAAAAAGACATTTATCAGATCTAATTATGCGGTGTCATATAAGGAGACTAATATTATTGATTTGCAGGGAAAAGTAAAAATTACTTCAGAGGCAGGGCAGATACTAGAAACAGAACAATTGTTTTTTGACCAAAAAAATCAATGGTTCTATACAGAGAAAAAATTTAAACTGACTGATGCAGCAAATAGTTCTACTGGTCAGGGAATTGATTTCAGCAAAGACTTTAAAACGATTAATTCGCAAAGGATACAGGGGGAAATTGAATCGAAAGAATAA
- a CDS encoding hemolysin family protein, translating into MEISIIILCLILCAFFSGMEIAFISSNKIYLELEKKQDNFLSRILAKLTEKPSKFIAAMLIGNNIALVVYGFFMGDLLMRWLLYFDLHFSEVISLLIQTVISTLIVLITAEFLPKVFFQIYANSLIKFFAIPSYFFYKLFYLVSAFLIWISDFILKKFFKTDGDQVQLYFSKIELGNYITEQMSTVEDDEEVDSEIQIFRNALDFSGIKARDVMTPRTEIAAIDVMESIDGLKELFIETGYSKMVIYQNSLDDIIGYVHSFDLFKKPSSIKEIIIPVEFIPETIYVKDAMNLLTKKRKSVAVVLDEYGGTSGILTIEDIVEELFGEIEDEHDLDEELVEKELDSNSFLFSARFDVEYLNQTYKLAIPESDSYGTLGGFIVNFTKEIPQKGDKITIENYQFLIEEATNKKIELVKMTILD; encoded by the coding sequence ATGGAAATAAGTATCATAATATTGTGCTTAATACTATGTGCTTTTTTTTCAGGAATGGAGATAGCTTTTATATCTTCGAATAAAATTTATCTGGAGTTAGAGAAAAAACAAGATAATTTTCTTTCCAGAATACTTGCCAAATTAACAGAAAAGCCTTCAAAATTTATTGCTGCGATGCTTATAGGCAACAATATAGCATTGGTAGTTTATGGTTTTTTTATGGGCGATTTATTGATGAGATGGCTGCTGTATTTTGACTTGCATTTTTCTGAAGTTATAAGCCTTTTAATTCAAACGGTAATTTCAACTTTAATAGTCTTAATAACGGCAGAATTTCTTCCGAAGGTTTTTTTTCAGATTTATGCCAATTCACTTATTAAGTTTTTTGCCATACCTTCTTACTTCTTTTATAAATTATTCTATTTAGTTTCTGCATTTTTAATTTGGATTTCAGATTTTATTCTGAAAAAATTTTTCAAAACAGATGGAGATCAGGTACAGCTTTATTTCAGTAAAATAGAATTGGGAAATTATATTACCGAACAAATGAGCACGGTTGAGGATGATGAAGAAGTAGATTCGGAAATACAGATTTTTAGAAATGCTCTGGATTTTTCGGGGATAAAAGCGAGGGATGTAATGACACCGCGTACTGAGATTGCAGCCATTGATGTAATGGAATCAATAGACGGGCTGAAAGAATTATTTATAGAAACAGGTTATTCTAAGATGGTTATTTATCAAAATTCATTAGACGATATTATTGGTTATGTGCATTCATTTGATTTGTTTAAAAAACCTTCTAGTATTAAAGAAATCATAATCCCTGTAGAATTTATTCCAGAAACGATTTATGTAAAAGATGCAATGAATTTATTAACTAAGAAAAGGAAAAGTGTTGCAGTTGTTTTGGATGAGTATGGAGGAACATCGGGAATTCTTACTATTGAAGATATTGTCGAAGAGCTTTTTGGCGAAATAGAAGACGAACATGATCTGGATGAGGAATTGGTCGAAAAAGAGCTGGACAGCAATTCATTTTTATTTTCAGCCCGTTTTGATGTGGAGTATTTAAATCAGACATATAAACTGGCAATTCCTGAGAGCGATTCTTATGGGACCCTCGGGGGATTCATCGTGAATTTCACTAAGGAAATTCCTCAAAAAGGAGATAAAATTACTATAGAAAATTATCAATTTCTTATTGAAGAAGCAACAAATAAGAAGATAGAATTAGTTAAAATGACTATACTGGACTAA